The nucleotide window cccatacaggccaaggcgcacacccctacagcccatgtggcccccggggtaggtggccccacccggtggacccccgggacccttccggtggtcctggtacaatacctgtgaccccgaaacttgtcccgatggccgaaatagcacttcctatatataattctttacctccggaccattccgaaactcctcgtgacgtccgggatctcatccgggactccgaaaaacttttgggttaccgcatactaatatctctataaccctagcgtcaccgaaccttaagtgtgtagaccctatgggttcgggagacatgcagacatgaccgagatgacatAAGGTGTTTGATGTTGTTTTGGGCAAGTAAGTGAATTCCACTTGACATGAGATTTAACAGGGTCAAATGGAATATAGTAATGAGGTTATTCACCAAGTTTGAGCTCATTTGAAGAAAGTTGCCAATGTAACTTTGGCAAACCATAGAAATCAATAGAAATGGATTTTCCAAGATTTAATAATGCAAATCgtttctccttgatgcaccacttggtgtagtctCATAATTTGAGTATTTGAACATGTCCACGAAAATTGGGATCAAAAGGAGGCAGTTGGCAATGtaaagttgttcaaacttggaTCTGgccagagagggttttggggcacttttgTGTACCAAAACTATTTCGATGGGAATTAAAgttggcaatatcatcacattaGTCATATGTGACTTGCTAGTATTTTCCTggatttatttgaaaatatttcttatagaaatatttcaaatacttGAAATGAGCATAAATGGTTTTGGAGGGTTTTGTCCAATATTGTGAACATGAACATGTgttgaaactcatatatatggGAAATAcatgtccactgagtttccctaaATTTTCggaaatatttttgaaacattaaaataattttaacctattaaataCCATTTCTGGCCATAAGAAAAATCATTTATATAAAATATAAAAATAACTTCTAAAATAATacttttgtggtttatgggagtcctatatctaataggagacAAATATATCTTTTGAAAGATTTTTACTGCCATTGattaagtacttgcagtgcaaGCCTCAATTCAGGGATTTTTGGAAAACCTAATTTAGAAAATTATTTTTGGCCAAATtctttttgtaagaaaatactattgtgtcctatacacatggcatgatcgtTGATAAAAGTTTTGGATCAAGGAGAAGGAGTATAAGAGTTGGAGTaattatttgatttttagagcactagCAAACAGCAGACAAAAATCCAATCAAGCCAAGTcaaaaacactcaaaagtttttgtcaaaccacatttttcATGACTTATTAgtttaagtgttgtggcatgaaaatcagggtgtgacagacctaccccaCTTACAAGAATCTTGTCCCTGAGATTCCCAAACTAGGCGTGAAAAGGAATACGGAAACCTAGATGTGGGGTAGTCtccacgtcctcatactgcttctGCTTCCGTGTGGTGCTCCAATTAACTTGAAGTACTTGATGGTGCGGCTTCGTGTATGACGTTCTGCTTGATCCATGTTGCAAATGGGTAGCTCGTGGTAGGTCAGATCGGGCTAAAGGTCAATGGTTCGGTGATCGATGTCCTTGTAGGGATCGTGCTTGTCAGGAAGTTTGGAAACACTTCTGGAGTTGTGGTGTGTGGAAAACATTGTGCACATTGGATAACTCGGGTGGCAACTCTAGCTGGTGGCCATTTACTCTTTGTCTTGTAGTGATCTCGAAGGGGGTCGATAAATCTTGGTGTGAGCTCCCCTTTGACATGGAGCTGCTTGGTTCTTCTGGGAGGAGTGGCTCGCAGATACACATGGTCTTCGACGCAGAGGTTTACTTCTTGGCGATGGTGGTTGGNNNNNNNNNNNNNNNNNNNNNNNNNNNNNNNNNNNNNNNNNNNNNNNNNNNNNNNNNNNNNNNNNNNNNNNNNNNNNNNNNNNNNNNNNNNNNNNNNNNNNNNNNNNNNNNNNNNNNNNNNNNNNNNNNNNNNNNNNNNNNNNNNNNNNNNNNNNNNNNNNNNNNNNNNNNNNNNNNNNNNNNNNNNNNNNNNNNNNNNNNNNNNNNNNNNNNNNNNNNNNNNNNNNNNNNNNNNNNNNNNNNNNNNNNNNNNNNNNNNNNNNNNNNNNNNNNNNNNNNNNNNNNNNNNNNNNNNNNNNNNNNNNNNNNNNNNNNNNNNNNNNNNNNNNNNNNNNNNNNNNNNNNNNNNNNNNNNNNNNNNNNNNNNNNNNNNNNNNNNNNNNNNNNNNNNNNNNNNNNNNNNNNNNNNNNNNNNNNNNNNNNNNNNNNNNNNNNNNNNNNNNNNNNNNNNNNNNNNNNNNNNNNNNNNNNNNNNNNNNNNNNNNNNNNNNNNNNNNNNNNNNNNNNNNNNNNNNNNNNNNNNNNNNNNNNNNNNNNNNNNNNNNNNNNNNNNNNNNNNNNNNNNNNNNNNNNNNNNNNNNNNNNNNNNNNNNNNNNNNNNNNNNNNNNNNNNNNNNNNNNNNNNNNNNNNNNNNNNNNNNNNNNNNNNNNNNNNNNNNNNNNNNNNNNNNNNNNNNNNNNNNNNNNNNNNNNNNNNNNNNNNNNNNNNNNNNNNNNNNNNNNNNNNNNNNNNNNNNNNNNNNNNNNNNNNNNNNNNNNNNNNNNNNNNNNNNNNNNNNNNNNNNNNNNNNNNNNNNNNNNNNNNNNNNNNNNNNNNNNNNNNNNNNNNNNNNNNNNNNNNNNNNNNNNNNNNNNNNNNNNNNNNNNNNNNNNNNNNNNNNNNNNNNNNNNNNNNNNNNNNNNNNNNNNNNNNNNNNNNNNNNNNNNNNNNNNNNNNNNNNNNNNNNNNNNNNNNNNNNNNNNNNNNNNNNNNNNNNNNNNNNNNNNNNNNNNNNNNNNNAAAACGGTTTGCAAAGCTCATCATTCGTATCATCAGATACAAGGGGTTTAACCAACGGAATAATATGTGACGGGTCAACGGAGTCATCAACAGAATAAAGATTTTTAAAGAACGAGTTTGTTATACCTTTCATTTCCTCCAGATTTTCAGTGAGACCCCCATCATCCTTCCTTAGTGCCGCAATATAATTTTTCTTTGCTCTCCATGAAGCCTTTCTCTGAAAATAATTAGTATTACGATCTCCTCCTCTTATTTTATCCAAACGAGATCTTTGCTTCCATAGCATCTCTTCCTTTATAAGAAGCTCATCCATGTCTTGAAGAATTTTCTTCCTTTCCATCACTGCAGAATGATCATTCCTACTAAACAACACATTTAGTCTTTTACGAGCCCACTCCAGCTTCTTTGGTAAATAACCAATATGGACCCGACTCCACCCATGAAGAGATTAGTGACGTTGCGACGTTTATaattacccagttacgttgtgacgtttggtagcacacaaagtgttcctccggtaaacgggagttgcataatatcatagtcataggaacatgtataagtcatgaagaaagcaatagcaacatactaaacgatcaagtgcaaagctaacggaatgggtcaagtcaatcacatcattctcctaatgatgtgatctcgttaatcaaatgacaactcatgtcacgtaaccatctttgatcaacaagctagttaagtagaggcatactagtgacactttgtttgtctatgtattcacacaagtcttatgtttccggttaatacaattctagcacgaataaaaaacatttatcatgacataagaaaataaataataactttattattgcctctagggcatatttccttcaaaagtgtgttcacacacgaacacgtcaccgtgtactcTCAACGCCAGGGGTGATGCACTGTAGCTCACGCCGAACCCATATACTTTTTACCCTAGGTTTAGATCCCTCCCTTGTtctttctctctcgttcttcgttcgttcttcgtgTTGAAGGGCAGCGATCatcgaggctctaggggcgagcgaatcgacctagggcaacCTATAGCCGCTGCGCATCTAGACGGGGTCCCTTCTGGGTGCGTGGGGTTCCTGGTCTACAAAAACTCCCGTGGATTGCTTGTGTACGGCCCTTCTAGGCGGGTCGCCTTCAACGTTAGCTATGTGCATCAACTCTAGCGTCGCGGGTACACTTTTTGGCGATTCGGCGGGGACGAAAGATCGAGAATCGTCATCAACCATGTCTTATCTCCCCAACCCGTCAGAATCAAATTAGGTCAAGACAGAGATCACGAGAGAGACGCTCTGGGCGCCCATGGCGCAAGGTTGGAGCGCTATTTGGTGCCCTGGAGGGCTTATATGATTGGCACTATTGGGGAGGTGTGCCTGTAATCATGTCTCTGGATGTGGTGTAGTCATGTTTGTGAATTTCATTAACAAATCTCTGTGTAGTTTGTCATGTGCGTGTGATTGCTTGTCTTCGATGGATCGGCAACGCCCTCGAAATTAATCTAACATTGGCGATGGACGATCTCTCCTGATGAGAATAAGGCAAATGTTTGACGCATTGGACTCTTCGCCGGCCCCAACTAGCTCTCGACATGGACTTGTTGTGTCCGTTGTGCACTTTCCAAAGTGATGGCCTCAGTTTCACCGCCTATAATCTGTCCCGTGAACACGAAGTGAACACGAAAACTAACAACTTCCGCTTGGGCAGGAGCAAGGGGTAGGCCTCCCCATCCGAATGGAGTGGAGATACAGAGCATTACTGTACTGTACTGCCATAGACAGCGACGGCGGCGGCTGAACCGAGGTATATATATTGAGTGTCAGTGCAACTGTACGTAATCTCATTTTTTTTTTACAAATGCATGTTGGACAACCTTGCCAAAATTTAGTCGAATTTTTTGAACCCTGCCACGTATCCATGGTTTTGTTTTCGAGTCTCTTGGCACAAAACCATACTACCTagtttttatttattcttttgAACCCAAAAGTTTTAGTGGTACTGCTACGTCCCAGCAGCACACGTATACTTATATGCCCGATATATAAATGGAGCCCTGCCTCCCACCTCATTTctatcttcttctttttcttcttcttcttcttcttcttcttccttctcctccttTCCCCACGCCATCCCTTCTTGCCAACGTACATACCACGACTCCCAGCCATGGTCTTCTTCTCCCCCACCCTAATCCCCTCCCATCCACGCTCTCTCGGCGTTGTGGATCCGGAGGAGACCATGGAGGCGTTCGTTGCTGTCGCTGTGGTTGTTGCTCAGGCGAGCTGGGACGGCGACAGTAGGCCGTCGTGGGAGGCAGATGCGGCTGTTGTGCCTGTGCCCGTACCGCATGCCGGAGACGGGTGTGCCGGTACGGGAGATGCGGCTGCGGCTGGTGTGCCCCGGAAGCCATGGTCGGACGGCACCACGACTGGCCGTTCCACGGTACGTGTCCCGTGTCAATTCCCAAGCCAAATTCATCACCGTCTTCTCTGGCTCCGACCGCCTCCAAATTCCTTTCCTTTTTGTGCTGCTCTCCTCTCTTCTAGTTACCGGTAAACAGCAACATTAACTGAATTTGAACACCTCCTATactacactacactacactacagCAGCAGGTCAGCCAGATACTACAGCTGGGTTATGAATTTTACCATCTGTTTTTCACTGGTAATTGAATGAATCCTGGTAGATATTTCTTCAGATGATTCACCCATCTTTAATTTGTTGTGCCTGACAAACTAATCACCAACATGCATCTCTCTCTGCCTCTCATAGCTGCAGGTTGACCACCCTTGTCGCTGCTGGAAATGCCCGGATCACGGTGGTTCCAGCGCATCAGCCGTCCTGTGGCGCCACCACCGCCTATCGAGTACAACGATCAAGGCATAGTCGACAGCCTCACTGAAAATAACCAGAGAAGCATGTGGGCTAGCAGAAGGATAGGGGAGGACCAACAACTGTACGTAGTCCACGTGCAGGGAGCCGCTGGCATCGGTCTCCCGACTACGCTGCTGGTCAAGAAGTTCCAGAATGCAAACCCAGCACTACTAGTGGATGACAATGTCAAGAACCGCTGCAAGTTGGAGATGACTCTGTTAGCCAGCATCTCTCATGACAACATCATCAATGTGCTACACTTCATCCAGAGGGAAGACGCGATCATGCTCGTCTACGAGTACCCCGTGAATGGCAGCCTTGACTACTGGCTGCACCGGCGGGAGGGGGGCGAGCAGCCACTGAGCTGGCCGCAGACGATTGCCATCGCCATCGGCTTGGCCCAAGGTCTCTGCCACTTGCATCACCGATGCAACAGACCGATTGTCCACCACAACATCAACTCTGAAAACATCTTGCTTGATCAGAATTTCAAGGCCGTGATAGCCAGCTTTGGCATTGCGCAGATGAACATTGCCGGGCTTAACCAACCATTGCCGATCGGGGACATTCCAGTTGGTAACTTTGGGTATGCAGCTCCAGGTACGCCAGGCCATCGATCCACGCAATGGAATTCTGTCTTAATTAACTAGCTTGGCCTTTTAACTTGTATTGATAGTAGTTAATTACTTGCAGAGTATGGTGTCGCGGCAAGCCAGCTGACGGAGAAGGTAGACATTTACAGCTTCggtgtgctgctgctggagctaGTCACAGGGAAGTTGGCCAATGGAGCAGATGGTCTATTGGCGATTTGGGCTCAGGACAACTGCAATGAATTGATGGCAAACCATCTGAAAATGTTCAAGATTGTCGTGGACAAGGGCATCCCTGATCAAGCGCGGTACATGGAGGAGATGGCGGCCGTGTTCAGGCTGGGTGTGGATTGTACCGTTGGAGATCCGAAGCAAAGGCCGTCCATGCAGATAGCTCTCAAACGACTGTGCCGCAGCCGTGGGCGTGGCCCATTCTGTGGCCTCCTCATCCTGTAAGGCCACAGGCTAAAACCAAGTGCCTTAGTTACTTTAAAATAAAAGAAATGAAATACGCAAGCAAGGGAATGTCCTTGATGTCAATAGGCACCTTTATATCAAAATGTTGCTTCCTCCCGCAATAATGTCCTTTACTTGCTTTTGCCCGTGCACGATGTTCATAATGCTATGGAAATAGAGTGTTGGGCTGTTTGTGCGCCTATGGGGTTGCATGCTTTGTGAGTTGTACACATATCGTTGGTTTGTATCGCCCAGTTTCTGTTAATTAATTGGGtaattctcttcttcttaattaatcgatgaggcaaatcttttgccttcGTTTCGAAAAAAAATGTGTGCTGTGTTCCTGGTTGCTCCACACATGCATCTACAGATTCACACTTCTGTTGGATCTTCAATGATGTTAGTCTTTGGGGTGCTTGCTCATTTGAAACTTGCAACATGAAATTTCTTAATGAAATTTCTTGTTACAGAATATTGAGTTAAGTAGGCAACATGGCATTCTCATGTTTCTGACAACAAAATCTCGAAATTTTAGGAAGTATTCCCACTGAAAATATTTCATGAGGGCCAATGTATAATCTTCTTGGGTGCATGATGGAAAAGAACAAATGCAATACACAACTATTTTACTAAATTGGATGATAACTAACTAATAGGCTGTAGTTAAATGTAACCTCCCCCTGTGAGTATATAGATGTGTAAATACTGAATGTAAATTGCAGTTCAGTTGTATGATGATTCTGTTAGAATATCTGTTTAAACTCTCATGTAATCTAAACCTTCTCTATCTCTATTTCTCTCACGTACTCATAGCCTTCTCTGTCTCCTCATCTTGTATCGAGGAGTCCTAGCGATCATCGAAGGATTGTACGCCACGACAGGGGGCTTCCCGTCTCTCATAAATAAACGCATGCGGCTCCCCGTCGGGAGTAGGAACGCTTCCACGAAACACATCTTACATGGTATACAGAGCCTGGCACTTCCCTATCATCTAGCGACCCAAAACAATCCCGACTCGCTCTCGCGATAAATTCTTGCACAGGTCATCGGTAAGGAGAACACCTTTGACCTTTGGACTGCTCTTACGACGTTGTTCACCTCGCAGTCACAGTCCCGAATCACCAATCTGAGAATCGCTATCGCCAACACCAAGAAGGGCAACATGACAAGCAACACCTTCATCGCCAAGATGAAGAGCCTCGGCGACGAGCTAGCTGCCGCTGGTCGTCCGGTGACAACGGTGAAGGATCAGGAGGTTCTGAGCTACCTGCTGGACTCGCTCTCGCGATAAATTCTTGCACAGGTCATCGGTAAGGAGAACACCTTTGACCTTTGGACTGCTCTTATGACGTTGTTCACCTCGCAGTCACAGTCCCGAATCACCAATCTGAGAATCGCTATCGCCAACACCAAGAAGGGTAACATGACAAGCAACACCTTCATCGCCAAGATGAAGAGCCTCGGCGACGAGCTAGCTGCCGCTGGTCGTCCGGTGACAGATCCAGAGATGGTCGATTACATCCTTGCCGGGCTTGATCAGTACTACGATCCCATCGTTGCAGCAGTTGGTGCCATCGAGAACTCCATCAGACTACCCTGAATGTCAAATCTGCTACAAGTTGCATGCTGGTGGCGCATGAGCCTGTTGGATCGCTATGAAGAGGATCATGAAGAAAAGAAGGCGGCCAACCTCATCAACAACTCCTACGGGATTGACACAAACTGGTATGCAGATTCAGGCGCCACCGAGCACATCACGGGGGAGCTCGACAAACTGACGATGCGAGAAAGATATCACGGAGGTGACCAAATGCACAGGGCAAGTGGAACTGGTATGGATATTGCTCACATTGGTAACTCAATTGTTAAAACCCCCATAAAAGACTTGCATCTAAACAATGTTTTACATGTCCCTCATGCATACAAAAATCTTGTCTCAGTTAATCGTTTCACTCTTGACAATAATGTTCTCATAATATTTTATCCTTATTCTTTTGTGATTAAGGACTTGGCAACGAGGAGAGTTATCTTTAGAGGAAAGTGTGAGGGAGGCCTCTATCCACTTATATCATCATTATCTTCATCATGGTCAAATAAACAAGCATGGCGTGTCACCAAACCATCATCTGCAAAGTGGCACAGTCGATTGGTTCATCCGTTTTCAGCTATCGTCCAGCATGTTCTTCGTAAAAACAAACTTTCTTTTGAGTCTAGTATTGTGTCAATTTGTGATCCGTGTCAACAAGACAAGAGTCACCAAACCATACCCTGTCTCTACTAGTGTATCCACTAATCCGTAGCAACTTATCTTTTCAGATGTGTGGGGACCAACCCCTACATCAGTTGGTAGGTTTTCATACTATGTAAGCTTTATTGATGACTATAGTAAATTTACTTGGATTTATCTGTTGAAAAGACGATCCGATGTTTTCCAAGTCTTTAGCAACTTTCAAAATCTTGTTGAACGACAATTGAACTCAAAAATTCTAGCCATGCAAACCGATTGGGGTGATGAGTATGAGAAGCTAAATTCCTTTTTTCAAAAGATTGGAATCTCACATCATGTTTCTTGCCCTCATGCTCACCAGCAAAACGGGTCTGCTGAACGAAAGCATCGCCATGTTATTGAAGTAGGACTAGCATTTCTAGCAAATGCTTCTATGCCTCTTAAGTTCTGGGATGAAACTTTTCTAACTGCTACATATCGTATCAATATCCGTCCTAGTAAAGTCATAAAATTTGAGAACCCAATCACACGTCTTTTTGGTACTACACCAGATTACAAATCTCTTCGAATCTTTGCTTGTGCATGTTGGCCAAATCTTAGACCATACAACACACACAAGCTTGCGTTTCGTTCAAAATAGTGTGTTTTTCTACGTTATAGCCCCATGCACAGGGGGGTTAAATGCCTTGATGTTCCCACATGCAGGGTCTATATATCCAGAGATGTTGTCTTTGATGAATCAGTCTTTCCTTTTGCATCTCTTCATCCAAATGCCAGAGCCCTCCTTCGTAAAGAGATTCTTCTTCTTCCACCCGATCTTCAGAATTTTTATCATGGGGGAGACAATTGTGGTACTGACCAATGTGATACTAACAATAATCCTGCCAGAACCAGTCCATCTATTATGCATGTGCAGGTCCCTGGAGAAAATGGAGTTCAAAATAATCAAGATGTTCAAAATCCGGCTCAAGATGATGCATTATTGCATGTGCAAGGAGAAGAAGCAGCCGACGCAGCATACGAGGAGGATTTGGCGGTGCCTGCAACCCCTGTGCGCCGCTCCTCCTTGGACCGTGCGCAGAAATCTGTGTTGGATCACGAGCCAGCTAGCGGTCAGGAGGACCAAGCCTCAGTGACCCAGTCTGCGGGTGCCATGTCGTCACACGGTGCGCGCATGCAACCAATAGGCACGGCGGCCCCACTCGCATGCAGATGCTAGGGCGCGTGCAGCCGACATGCATGGCTGATCCTGCATGCATTGAGACGCCGGTTGCATCAGGCGCATCTGGATCTTCAGCGGCAACAAGTTCTATGGCCTGCGACGATTCGGCCACAGCAGTGGCTGCTGGATCTTCTGCGACAAGTTTCGAAGGATCTCCAGGATATTCTGTGGTTAGTTAGCGTGTGTATCCTGTTGTACAGCCGCAACCTGCCGTCACATCAAGGGTTATGACTCGATTACAGAGAGGTATTAAAAATCCAAAAGTGAGGACGGATGGTACCATACGATACGGCATGTTGTGTATTTCAGGTGAACCAACAAGATTGGATGATGCACTTGGAGATCCCAAATGGAAAGCAGCTATGGATGATGAATATGTTGCACTAATGAAGAATAAAACATGGCATCTTGTACAAAATCAGATAGGTAAAAATATTATTGACTGTAAGCGGGTATATAGAATCAAAAAAGAAGGCAGACGGCTCCATTGAAAGGTACAAGGAACGTCTAGTTGCAAAAGGTTTTAAGCAACACTATGGTATTGATTATGAGGATACTTTTAGTCCTGTTGTAAAGGCTGCAACTATAAGACTTGTGCTAGCTATTGTTGTATCTAGGGGATAGAGTCTGAGACAGCTAGATATACAGAACgcgtttcttcatggtgttctgAAAGAGGAGATCTATGAGGCAGGCACCAGAGTATGAAAACCAGCAAACACCCCATCATGTGTGCAAGCTTGACAGAGCTCTTTATGGTTTGAAACAAGCACCTAGAGCATGGTACTCCAGGTTGAGTTCACATTTGAAGCATCTTGGCTTTATTGCATCTAAAGCTGACACATCTCTCTTTATTTACAACAAGGCAAATACCATCATATTTGTACtcatatatgttgatgacatcatagTTGCCAATTCTTCACAGAATGCCACTAGTGCTCTCTTGCATGATTTAAGCTTTGCATTTGCCTTGAAAGATCTTGGTGATTTACACTTCGTCCTAGGCATTGAAGTTAAGAAGATTAAAGATGGCATAGTATTGAATCAGGAAAAGTATGCCACTGAACTTTTAGCTTGCATGGGGATGAAGGACTGTAAGTCTTCCCCCACACCATTATCTTCTCCAAAACAACTTTCAGCACATGAAGGAGAGCCACTTAAGGAAGAAGAAAGCACAAAATATCGGAGTGCCGTTGGAGCTTACAGTACCTGACTTTGACACGACCAGATATTTCAGTTGTTGTCAATAAGGTGTGTCAATATCTGCATGCTCCTACCTCAACTCACTGGACAACTGTCAAAAGAATTATATGGTATATTAAGCTTACTGCAGGTTTGGGACTTCAAATCAGACGATCTAACAATACCCTTGTTAGTGTTTTTTCTGATGCTGACTGGGCAGACTGTAGTGATGACAGAAAATCAACTGGAGGTTTTGCAGTCTTCTCTGGTTTCAATCTTATTTCTTGGAATGCTAGAAAACAAGCAACAGTGTCAAGGTCAAGTACAGAAACTGAATATAAATCATTGGCTAATGTTACTGCTGAAATTATTTGGTTGGAGTCCTTGCTTGAAGAGTTG belongs to Triticum urartu cultivar G1812 chromosome 7, Tu2.1, whole genome shotgun sequence and includes:
- the LOC125518049 gene encoding leucine-rich repeat receptor-like serine/threonine-protein kinase At1g17230, whose protein sequence is MPGSRWFQRISRPVAPPPPIEYNDQGIVDSLTENNQRSMWASRRIGEDQQLYVVHVQGAAGIGLPTTLLVKKFQNANPALLVDDNVKNRCKLEMTLLASISHDNIINVLHFIQREDAIMLVYEYPVNGSLDYWLHRREGGEQPLSWPQTIAIAIGLAQGLCHLHHRCNRPIVHHNINSENILLDQNFKAVIASFGIAQMNIAGLNQPLPIGDIPVGNFGYAAPEYGVAASQLTEKVDIYSFGVLLLELVTGKLANGADGLLAIWAQDNCNELMANHLKMFKIVVDKGIPDQARYMEEMAAVFRLGVDCTVGDPKQRPSMQIALKRLCRSRGRGPFCGLLILSVSQSRITNLRIAIANTKKGNMTSNTFIAKMKSLGDELAAAGRPVTTVKDQESQSRITNLRIAIANTKKGNMTSNTFIAKMKSLGDELAAAGRPVTDPEMVDYILAGLDQYYDPIVAAVGAIENSIRLP